Within the Bradyrhizobium ottawaense genome, the region CACTCTCGTCTGACGATCAGGTGGGGAGACTTGCCCGCCGGGAAAATCCATAGGAGGTGAAGTGCCTTGTTTCGGAGGCGCCTGCATCGCGAAATGCTCCAGTGCAGCCTGCCGGAGGTGATCCGGATTTCGTTCGCCGTCGGCCGCCCGGTCAAGAATTTTTTGAGCGATCTCTTTCATCCTGGATTGTGCGACGGGCGAGGGGAGGCACACTATCGCCTGGTCGAGGGCTTTGGCCATTGCGGAAATCGATTCCTCTCCAAATGATGGTCCTCCGAATTTGGCACCGTCGAGTTCTTCAATGAGAAGACGACTTCTCGATTTGCCGACGGAGTCAGTCAATGCTGCATGGCCGTCGTCGGCAGACAGAACAGGGTGAGTGGAAGCGAAAGGCACCGGTGGCGCTCGTCGTTCGAAAGCCGACATTACTTTTTCAGGCAAGAAAAGCTGCAGCGAGTATGAAATGATGTGTCGCAACTTCATGAGGCCACCCTCGAGGCGCCGGGAGCGAGCGCAAGGCAAGCAAGATCGAGCGAATATCCGTTCAGTATATCGAGATCCCAATTGCTCACAATCACCGTCAGCCTTAATTTCTGCGGTGGCAACCGAACAGGTTTATTTGGAGCTGATGTTCGAGTTGCTTCGCGATAGCCCTTGAAGCCTCGCCCCACAGAACGCTGCAGCTTCAATTCCCTCGTGGTGCTAATGGCTCGTGGTTGCGGGAGCTTGGGAATAGTTTGCGACTGCGAGCCAGCTCTGGTTTTGCGCTATGCGATCGGCCGGGACCAAGCGCGTAAGGCACGGTCCGATATCGAATATTGCGACCCCCGTAAGTACGTGGGCGGCGCCGACGCGCTGGTGATCGTCGCCGATTGGGTGCAGCTTTCCGCGCTCGACCTCGACCGGATCAAGCGTGCGATGGTGCGGCCTTTCGTGGTCGACCATCGCAATATCTATTGTTCTGAAGATTGGCAGAGGCTGGGTTTGCCTAGTGAGTGTTGGGCGCAAACGGTTCCTTAAGGCCAACAGAGCGGTTATGCTTGGACCGCTTCACGCAATTTGCTGGCTCAGTATATCATTTCGTCAAAGTGGGTTCGGCGATTCAGAAAGGGATGCGCGATGGCAAGTTTTCAAGTTCGCTCCAACCAGCGCGACAAACAGGCTGACTCGGAGCGAATTGGCTCGGTGATAAAAGTGGTCGATGATGCAATCGCTGCCGCCCAGCGCGAGAAAGATTCGCTGGGGCGGCGCGTTCGGAATGCACGCGATCTGGCTGCTATCGCCATGGGCAACGATAGTGACGAGTACCTGACGCGGGAAAACAAGGATACGACCAGAATTAAAGAATATGAACAGCAGTTTATTGCCGGGCAGGCACGCCTTGACCAATTGGAAAAGCAAATCGAGGGTCTGAGTGCGGTGCAAAACCTGCTACGTGCCAAATTTCCTGTCTTGATCGAATAAAATAACTTGCGCGCCGGTTCCCTTGCCTCGGTATTGATGAGATCCCGCCAGCGAATGCCGCTGGGCCGTGGGGCTGCTGCTTGAAGGCGTGTCTTCAAATTGCATGGGTAAATTGCAATGGGGATGTGACACGT harbors:
- a CDS encoding UDP binding domain-containing protein — its product is MRYAIGRDQARKARSDIEYCDPRKYVGGADALVIVADWVQLSALDLDRIKRAMVRPFVVDHRNIYCSEDWQRLGLPSECWAQTVP